The window ACGACGGTAAGTCCACCCTCATCGGCCGGTTGCTGTACGACACCAAGACGATCTTCGAGGACCAGCTCGAGGCGGTGGAGAGCGCCAGCGCGTCCCGCGGCGACGAGTACACGAACCTCGCGCTGCTCACCGACGGCCTGCGGGCCGAGCGGGAGCAGGGCATCACGATCGATGTGGCGTACCGCTACTTCGCCACGCCGCGGCGCAAGTTCATCATCGCCGACACCCCGGGGCACATTCAGTACACCCGGAACATGGTGACCGGCGCGTCCACCGCGGACCTGGCGCTGATCCTGGTCGACGCCCGCAAGGGCCTGGTCGAGCAGTCCCGTCGGCACGCGTTCCTGACCAGCCTGCTGCGGGTGCCGCATCTGGTGCTGTGCGTCAACAAGATGGACCTGGTCGACTGGGACCAGGCGGTGTTCGAGCGGATCGCCGACGAGTTCACCTCGTTCGCCGCGAAACTCGACGCACCGGACCTGACGATCATCCCGATCTCGGCGCTCAACGGCGACAACATCGCCAGCCGGTCGGAGAACAGCCCGTGGTATGAGGGTCCGTCGCTGCTGCACCACCTGGAGCACGTGCACATCGCCAGCGACCGCAACCTGGTCGACGTGCGGTTCCCGGTGCAGTATGTGATCCGGCCGCAGTCCACCACGGTCACCGACTACCGGGGTTACGCCGGTCAGGTGGCCTCCGGCATCCTCAAGCCGGGTGACGACGTGATGGTCCTGCCGTCCGGGCTGACCAGCACGATCGCCGCGATCGAGACCGCCGACGGCCCGATCGACGAGGCGTTCCCGCCGATGTCGGTGACGGTCCGGCTGGCCGACGAGATCGACATCTCGCGCGGTGACATGATCTGCCGCCCGCAGAACAAGCCGGCCGTCGCGCAGGACATCGAGGCGATGGTCTGCTGGATGGACGAGACGGCCCCGTTGCGGGTCGGCGGCAAGTATGCGATCAAGCACACCACCCGGTCGGCCCGGACCGTGGTGCGTGGTCTGCAGTACCGGCTCGACGTGAACACGCTGCACCGCGACGAGGCTGCGGGCGAGCTGAGCCTCAACGAGATCGGCCGGGTGAAGCTGCGCACGACAGTGCCGCTGCTGGCCGACGAATACCGGCGCAACCGGACCACCGGTGGGTTCATCCTGATCGATGAGAGCACCAACCGGACGGTCGGCGCGGGGATCATCATCGAGGCGCGCTGACCACGGTCGCCCAGACGATCTTGCCGGCCTCGGTCGGGACGGCGCCCCACTGGGCGGCGGTCTCGTCCACCGTCCGTAGCCCGCGGCCCCGCTCGTCGAGCGGTAGGTCCGGGCGCGGACGGGAGACTGGCAGGATCCGCGGCAGGCGGGGGTCCCCGTCGGCCACGGACAGTTGCAGTCCGGTGCCGCGCCGGCTCACCATCACCCGGATGTCGGTGTGGGCGTGCTCGACCGCGTTGGTGACCAGCTCCGACATGACCAGCCGGCTCGGGTGCAGCAGGTGGACCAGGCCCCACGCCAGGCAGGCGTCGCTGGCCAGGTTCCGGGCCAGGCTCGGTGCCTCCGGGTCGGGTCGCAGGGTCATGCTCAGCCGCTTATCGCCGGGGATCCGTCCGGCCAGAGCCACCCGGGCCTGGCGTACCTTGGCGTAGACGGGCAGGAACCGGCCCGCGCAGAGGCTCTGCATGCGGTCGGCGAGCGGAAGGTCCGGCGGGACGCAGAGGGCCAGATGCACGGGCGGATCGAGGCCGGCCGCGAAGGTCTGGGCGGTCATCCAGGTGGAAGCGCTCTCGCTGTGCGGATCCCGCAGACCGGACAGGTCGACGATCAGTCCGTCCGGATGATCGGTGAGGCACCGCCGCAGCGTCACGGACGCGTCGAGGCTCAGCTGGGCATCCCACGATCCACGGACCGTGAGTACCGAGACGGCGGCGTCCTCGGCGGCCTCGACGCTGACGGTGACGCCTCGTTCGGTGTCGTCTCGCTCGGTGTCATCGTGAAGATACGGTGGGCTTACCCCCATGGTTCGTCACCATAGCCGGGCGCCGGTCGATGAGCCTCTGGTCTCGCTCCTGCGGGTGATCAGGTGAACGGCTGACGGCCACCCCTCGGATGGGGGTGGCCGTCCCGGTGTCTCAGATCCGGCCCGCGCCGGGTCCGGCGGTGGCGACCCAACTCGTCGGGGCGGTGAAACCCCGCTCCTGGTAGGCGGCCGCGACAGCGGCCGCGGTCGCATCGGCCCGGTCGGTGTTTACGAGGGCGAGCACACAACCGCCGAAACCGCCGCCGGTCATCCGGGCGCCGTACGCTCCCGCGTCCAGCGAAGCCTGTACGGCCACGTCGACCTGGTCCACGGTGATCTCGAAATCGTCGCGCATGGACTCGTGCGACGCGGTCAGCAGCGGCCCGATCTCCCGGACCCGGCCGGAACGCAGCAGCGACACGGTGTCCAGCACCCGCTGGTTCTCGGTGACGATGTGCCGGGCACGGCGGCGCAGCACGTCGTCGTCGAGCCGCTCCAGCGCCTGTGGCAGCTCGGCGGTGGAGACGTCACGCAGCGCCGGCACACCCAGCGCGGTGGCCGCCGCCTCACAGCTCTTGCGCCGCTCGCCGTACTCACCGTCGACGTGCTGGTGCGGCGCGTTGCTGTTGATCACCAGGATGGCCAGGCCCTCGCCGGTCAGGTCGAACGGGATCTGCTCGACCTGGTAGGACCGGCAGTCCAGGAACAGCGCATACCCTTCCCGGCAGCGGATCGACGCGGACTGGTCGAGGATCCCGGTCGGCGCGCCCACATACACGTTCTCGGCTCGCTGCGCGATCGCCGGCCGCCGTTCCGGCGGCACATCCAGACCGCCGAGGTCGATCAGGGCGGTGAGCACGGCCGACTCCAGCGCGGCCGACGACGACAGACCCGAGCCGAGGGGTACGTCGGACGCGAGCGCGATCCGTGCCGGCGGAACCTCGAATCCCGCGTCCTGCAGGGCCCAGACGATACCGGCGACGTACGCGCCCCAGCCCGTCACGTCACCCGGATCGGTGACCCCGAAGACGACGGGTTCCGGAGCCAGCGTCGAGCAGACCGACCAGCGGCCGTCGGTGGCCGGACCGGCCGCCGCGACGGTCCGCTGCGGCAGCGCGAAGGGCAGCACGAACCCGTCGTTGTAGTCGGTGTGCTCGCCGATCAGGTTGACCCGTCCGGGCGCCGCCCACAGCCCGGCCGGCTCAGTCCCGTACGCCTCGAGGAAGGTTTTTCTCGCGGTTTCGCTGACGCTGCTCATGCGACGTGCTTCCGGTAGAAGGTCCACGCGTCGCCGATCATGTCCTGCAGGGTGTTCTTCTGCGGGGTCCAGCCGAGCTCGTCGCGGGCCCGGTCGGAGGAGGCGACCAGGGTGGCCGGGTCGCCGTCGCGGCGGGCGGCCACCTCCACCGGGATCTCGGCGCCGGTGACCTCGCGGGCCGCCTCGACCACCTGCCGGTTGGAGAAGCCGTTGCCGTTGCCCAGGTTGTAGATGCGGTGCTCGCCGGGAACCGTCGCACCCAAGGCCAGCAGGTGTGCCCGGGCCAGGTCCGCCACGTGGATGTAGTCGCGCACGCAGGTGCCGTCCACGGTCGGGTAGTCGTCACCGAAGAGTTGAAGTTTCTCCCGCTTGCCGGCGGCCACCTGAAGAGTGATCGGGATCAGGTGCGTCTCCGGGTCGTGCCGCTCGCCGATCTCGTGGCCCTCGGCGATGTAGGCGCCCGCCACGTTGAAGTAGCGCAGCGACACGGCGGCCAGCCTGTGCGCGAACGCCTCCGACGTCAGCGCCAGGTCGAAGGTGAGCTTCGTCGACCCGTACGTGCTGGTCGGGGCTTTGATCGCGGACTCGGTGATGGGCAACTCGACCGGGTTGCCGTAGACCGCGGCGGTGGACGAGAAGATGACACGCGGTACCTTCGCGGCGCGGATCGCGTCGAGGAGGGCCAGCGACTTCACCACGTTCTCATGCCAGTACAGCTCCGGTGCGACCATCGACTCGCCGGCCGCGATCAGACCGGCGAAGTGCAGCACCGCGTCGAAGCCGGCGTCCGGGGTGAGCACCTGCGCGGCGTCGGCGATGTCGGCCTGCACGAAGGTGGCGTCCGGGGCGACCGCCTCCCGGAACCCGGTGCGCAGACTGTCGAGTACGACCACCTCGTGGCCCGCGTCCAGCAGTAGCCTGCTGGTCACGCTGCCGACATAACCGGCGCCGCCGGTGACGAGCAATTTCACGACTGAGGCCCCTTCTCTGGTGCGGACGATCCTAGAATTCCCCATAAACGATCAAAGGTCAACAGGTTCGAACATCGGCGCGACCGGGCAGGGGATTCGCGGATCCCGGGCCGGGGCTGACACAATGGCGGCCATGTCCGACGTTGCCCGCCGCCCGCGAGTGCTCTCCGGCATCCAGCCGACCGCCGATTCCTTCCACCTCGGCAACTACCTGGGCGCGGTGCGCAACTGGGTGTCGATGCAGGACACGCACGACGCGTTCTACTGCGTGGTCGACCTGCACGCCATCACCATGGGACACGATCCGGCGACCCTGCGGAACCGAAGCCGGATTTCCGCGGCCCAGCTGCTCGCCGTCGGGCTCGACCCGGAGCGTTGCACCCTGTTCATCCAGTCCCACGTGCCCGAGCACGCACAGCTCGGCTGGGTGCTCAGCTGCATCACCGGCTTCGGTGAGGCCGGCCGGATGGTCCAGTTCAAGGACAAGTCGGCCAAGGCCGGGCAGGACAGCACCACCGTCGGCCTGTTCAGCTACCCGATCCTGCAGGCCGCCGACATCCTGCTCTACCAGGCCGACCAGGTCCCGGTCGGTGAGGACCAGCGGCAGCACCTCGAGCTGACCCGTGACCTGGCGCAGCGGTTCAACACCCGGTTCGGCAAGACGTTCAACATGCCTTCGCCGTACATCGTCAAGGACACCGCGAAGATCTACGACCTGCAGGACCCGTCGATCAAGATGTCGAAGTCGGCCTCCTCGCCGAACGGCATCGTCGAGCTGCTCGAAGACCCGGCCCGCTCGGCCAAGAAGATCAAGTCGGCGGTCACCGACACCGGCCGGGAGATCCTCTACGACGAGGAGAACAAGCCGGGCGTCAGCAACCTGCTGACCATCTACGCGGCACTCACCAACCGGGCCATCGACGAGCTGCTCGAGGCCTATGACGGGCGTGGCTACGGCGACCTCAAGAAGGACCTGGCCGAGGTGCTCGTCGACTTCGTCAAGCCGATCCAGGAGCGGACCAAGCTGTACCTCGACGACCCGGCCCAGCTCGACAAGGTGCTCGCGGTCGGCGCCGAGAAAGCGCGTGCCGTGTCCGCCACGACCCTCGCCCGGGCGTACCGGAACGTGGGTTTCCTCAGCCCCGCGCGCGAAGCCTGAGCAGGCATGACCCAGCCCGGTATCACCCGTATCGGCGTCGCCGTAGACATCCCGGAGCCCTGGGGCTCGGCGCTGACCCGTCGGCGCGCCGAGGCGGGTGACCCGCAGGCCGCCTGGACGCCCGCGCACGTCACCCTCCTCGGGCCCACCGAGGTGGCCGCCGACGCGCTGCCGGCGATCGAGAAGCATCTCGAGGACATTGCGTCGGCCCAGCAGCCGTTCACCGTCCACCTTCGGGGGACCGGCACGTTCCGGCCGATCACCGAGGTGGTGTTCGTGACGCTGGCCCAGGGGATCAGCGAGTGCGAGCTGCTGGCCGAGGCGATCACCCGCTCCGACGACATCAACCGGGACACCCGGTTTCCGTACCATCCGCATGTGACCGTGGCCCAGGATGTGCCGGCGGCCGCGCTGGACGCGGTCTTCGAGGACCTGGCCGGCTTCTCGGCCATCTTCGAGGTCTCCGCGTTCACCCTGTTCTCCCACGGCGGCGAGGGACCCTGGCGGCCACGCCGAGACTTCCCACTCGGAAGCTGAAGTGTCCGATACGGTCGGCCGGTGAATCCGATCGACCGGGCCCTCGACGCCACCACAGCCCGGATTCTGGCGGTCCGCTACCAGTCGCCGTACTTCGACCACTTCTGCCGGGCCATCCTGCGCTACGAGAGCGTCCAGGGTGGCCGGTTGGCCGCGGCCATCGCCTACTACGGTTTCTTCGCGGTCTTCGCGCTCCTGCTGATCGGATACTCGGTCTTCGGCTGGCTGCTCACCGCCAACGTGGAACTGCTCGACCTGGTCCGCGACTTCCTCCACCAGAACCTGCCGTTCCTCGACATCCAGGCCATTCTGGAGAGTAAGGGCAGCGTCGGCATCGTCGGCCTGATCGGTCTCACCTTCACCGGCATCGGCTGGGTCGAGGCGATCCGGTCGTCGCAGCGGCTGATCTGGCGGGTGCGCGAGCAACCCGGCTACATCGGCGTCCGCCAGGCCGTCGACCTGATGGTCCTGATCGGGCTGCTGCTCCTGCTGGCCCTCTCCCAACTCGCCGTCTACGGCCTGGAGCGGTTCCTGCACTGGATGGCCGGCGGCGGTTTCGCGACCACCCTGTCGGTGGTGAGCTGGGTGCTCACCCTGGCGGTCAACATGCTGCTGGCCGCGGCCCTGCTGGCGGCCGTACCCCGACTGCGGATGACGGCCCGTCGGATGGCACCGCCGGTGCTGCAGGTCGGCATCGGCATCATGCTGCTCAACACGGTCGGCAAGTCGTTCGTCGGGCTGGTCGAGCGCAACCCGGCGTACGGGCTGGTCGGTTCGGCCGTCGGCGCGCTGGTCTACCTCTACGTCTTCAACCAGCTGCTGCTGTTCGGCGCGAGCTGGGCGGCGACCAGCCCACACGGCCGGGTGGTCGATCTGTCGGCCGACGACAAGACCGCCCCCGTGGGGCAAAACCTCTGGATCCGGCACGACCGCCCGCGATGATGGGCCGATGGGCACCCTCGTGACGCTGCACCTGCCACCCGGATCGCCGATCGCCGAGCAGCCGTGGGTCATCACCTTCGGATCACTCGACGAGACGGAGGACTGGGAGCCGATCGTCTGCGGGCCGTACGAACATCAGCACGCGCTGGCGCTGGCCCGGGCCGTGGTGATCGACGACGACCTGATGGCCGTGGTCGAGCCGATGCTGGCCCTGGCCGGGGTGGAGGCGATCCGCCGCGAGATCGATCTGGCCCGGGACGCGCCGGACGAACAGGACGACTTCGAGCCGCTGGTGGCTCAGGAGTATCAGGGGGAGCCACCGGAGCCGGCCGAGGTGCTGGCCGGCTGGCGCCGGATAGCCGGCAGGCTGACCGCCTGAGCGCACTGGGATACTGGCCCCGTGGTGATCAACAAGCGCTGGGCGGCGTTCCTGATCGGTGTCGGTGTCTGGACCTGGGTCATCTGGCCCCGGTTCGGGGTGGCGATCTGGAAGGACGACCGCTCCTTCGACGGCTCGACACCGACCGCGTTCCTGTGGGTGCACGCCGTCCTGATCATCGCGTCACTCGCCATCGGGACGACCGTCGGTGTGCTCGGCGTCCGGGCATGGCGCAGCGCTGAACGTTAACTCAGTGTTTCGCGTCACGGGCGCAATTCCCT of the Actinoplanes sichuanensis genome contains:
- a CDS encoding 2'-5' RNA ligase family protein; protein product: MTQPGITRIGVAVDIPEPWGSALTRRRAEAGDPQAAWTPAHVTLLGPTEVAADALPAIEKHLEDIASAQQPFTVHLRGTGTFRPITEVVFVTLAQGISECELLAEAITRSDDINRDTRFPYHPHVTVAQDVPAAALDAVFEDLAGFSAIFEVSAFTLFSHGGEGPWRPRRDFPLGS
- a CDS encoding ATP-binding protein; this encodes MGVSPPYLHDDTERDDTERGVTVSVEAAEDAAVSVLTVRGSWDAQLSLDASVTLRRCLTDHPDGLIVDLSGLRDPHSESASTWMTAQTFAAGLDPPVHLALCVPPDLPLADRMQSLCAGRFLPVYAKVRQARVALAGRIPGDKRLSMTLRPDPEAPSLARNLASDACLAWGLVHLLHPSRLVMSELVTNAVEHAHTDIRVMVSRRGTGLQLSVADGDPRLPRILPVSRPRPDLPLDERGRGLRTVDETAAQWGAVPTEAGKIVWATVVSAPR
- a CDS encoding YihY/virulence factor BrkB family protein is translated as MNPIDRALDATTARILAVRYQSPYFDHFCRAILRYESVQGGRLAAAIAYYGFFAVFALLLIGYSVFGWLLTANVELLDLVRDFLHQNLPFLDIQAILESKGSVGIVGLIGLTFTGIGWVEAIRSSQRLIWRVREQPGYIGVRQAVDLMVLIGLLLLLALSQLAVYGLERFLHWMAGGGFATTLSVVSWVLTLAVNMLLAAALLAAVPRLRMTARRMAPPVLQVGIGIMLLNTVGKSFVGLVERNPAYGLVGSAVGALVYLYVFNQLLLFGASWAATSPHGRVVDLSADDKTAPVGQNLWIRHDRPR
- a CDS encoding SCO4848 family membrane protein; this translates as MVINKRWAAFLIGVGVWTWVIWPRFGVAIWKDDRSFDGSTPTAFLWVHAVLIIASLAIGTTVGVLGVRAWRSAER
- the galE gene encoding UDP-glucose 4-epimerase GalE, which produces MKLLVTGGAGYVGSVTSRLLLDAGHEVVVLDSLRTGFREAVAPDATFVQADIADAAQVLTPDAGFDAVLHFAGLIAAGESMVAPELYWHENVVKSLALLDAIRAAKVPRVIFSSTAAVYGNPVELPITESAIKAPTSTYGSTKLTFDLALTSEAFAHRLAAVSLRYFNVAGAYIAEGHEIGERHDPETHLIPITLQVAAGKREKLQLFGDDYPTVDGTCVRDYIHVADLARAHLLALGATVPGEHRIYNLGNGNGFSNRQVVEAAREVTGAEIPVEVAARRDGDPATLVASSDRARDELGWTPQKNTLQDMIGDAWTFYRKHVA
- the cysN gene encoding sulfate adenylyltransferase subunit CysN, whose amino-acid sequence is MSQAVLEPDAAASRGMDLLRFATAGSVDDGKSTLIGRLLYDTKTIFEDQLEAVESASASRGDEYTNLALLTDGLRAEREQGITIDVAYRYFATPRRKFIIADTPGHIQYTRNMVTGASTADLALILVDARKGLVEQSRRHAFLTSLLRVPHLVLCVNKMDLVDWDQAVFERIADEFTSFAAKLDAPDLTIIPISALNGDNIASRSENSPWYEGPSLLHHLEHVHIASDRNLVDVRFPVQYVIRPQSTTVTDYRGYAGQVASGILKPGDDVMVLPSGLTSTIAAIETADGPIDEAFPPMSVTVRLADEIDISRGDMICRPQNKPAVAQDIEAMVCWMDETAPLRVGGKYAIKHTTRSARTVVRGLQYRLDVNTLHRDEAAGELSLNEIGRVKLRTTVPLLADEYRRNRTTGGFILIDESTNRTVGAGIIIEAR
- the trpS gene encoding tryptophan--tRNA ligase; the encoded protein is MSDVARRPRVLSGIQPTADSFHLGNYLGAVRNWVSMQDTHDAFYCVVDLHAITMGHDPATLRNRSRISAAQLLAVGLDPERCTLFIQSHVPEHAQLGWVLSCITGFGEAGRMVQFKDKSAKAGQDSTTVGLFSYPILQAADILLYQADQVPVGEDQRQHLELTRDLAQRFNTRFGKTFNMPSPYIVKDTAKIYDLQDPSIKMSKSASSPNGIVELLEDPARSAKKIKSAVTDTGREILYDEENKPGVSNLLTIYAALTNRAIDELLEAYDGRGYGDLKKDLAEVLVDFVKPIQERTKLYLDDPAQLDKVLAVGAEKARAVSATTLARAYRNVGFLSPAREA
- the galK gene encoding galactokinase → MSSVSETARKTFLEAYGTEPAGLWAAPGRVNLIGEHTDYNDGFVLPFALPQRTVAAAGPATDGRWSVCSTLAPEPVVFGVTDPGDVTGWGAYVAGIVWALQDAGFEVPPARIALASDVPLGSGLSSSAALESAVLTALIDLGGLDVPPERRPAIAQRAENVYVGAPTGILDQSASIRCREGYALFLDCRSYQVEQIPFDLTGEGLAILVINSNAPHQHVDGEYGERRKSCEAAATALGVPALRDVSTAELPQALERLDDDVLRRRARHIVTENQRVLDTVSLLRSGRVREIGPLLTASHESMRDDFEITVDQVDVAVQASLDAGAYGARMTGGGFGGCVLALVNTDRADATAAAVAAAYQERGFTAPTSWVATAGPGAGRI